AGCATACACCTGCAATAACTGACTGAGTGATCATCAGTGACCTCCATGGCCGTGCTCCTTAGCATGCTGCTGGTGCTCAAGGTGGCGTCGTTCCTCAGGGAGTGTAACCAGGTAGGAGAATATCATCCCACCAATACAGACATGGAAGAGTGGGTCGACGGAGCTGGTTTGGATGTACTTGGCATGATAGTTGTCCAGCCCTCTCTGTATTGCACTCTTCAGAT
This genomic interval from Carya illinoinensis cultivar Pawnee chromosome 10, C.illinoinensisPawnee_v1, whole genome shotgun sequence contains the following:
- the LOC122279774 gene encoding uncharacterized protein LOC122279774 is translated as MALRNFYNEIKGLKVKELPNHVKPMLSINYLKSAIQRGLDNYHAKYIQTSSVDPLFHVCIGGMIFSYLVTLPEERRHLEHQQHAKEHGHGGH